In the Juglans microcarpa x Juglans regia isolate MS1-56 chromosome 6D, Jm3101_v1.0, whole genome shotgun sequence genome, one interval contains:
- the LOC121234448 gene encoding MATH domain and coiled-coil domain-containing protein At2g05420-like isoform X1, translating to MAMVRYLTPEVMKRLVTRDLPPAHYTFKIESFSKIIKIFPGDKEPKYDSEVFESGGYKWKLSFYPSGRKEWDGAGNISLYLVIEDTDSLPLGWEVNAMFKMFVLDQIGGDYLTIQDDNGKIRRFHAMKTEWGFAQFLPLTMFGDASNGYLLDDSCVFGAEVFVIKCTGKGERMSILSSPITGYCRWDIGRFSAVYVESLSKEFRVGERKWELTLYPRAVSTDDGESYIKLFLSLSDWETPPPKGKLYAEYTLRVRDRRVDGEHVEVTDCNWFSTSTRGYDYPKFLSLRMLKDSSRSLLANDLLVVEAHIDIISVVKKF from the exons ATGGCCATGGTCAGATACCTCACCCCTG AAGTCATGAAAAGATTAGTTACGAGAGATCTGCCACCAGCTCACTACACATTCAAGATTGAATCATTCTCAAAAATCATAAAGATATTTCCAGGGGACAAAGAGCCCAAGTATGACTCAGAGGTTTTCGAAAGTGGTGGCTATAAATG GAAATTATCTTTCTACCCAAGTGGAAGAAAAGAATGGGACGGCGCCGGAAATATTTCACTCTACTTGGTGATTGAAGATACAGATTCTTTACCTCTTGGTTGGGAGGTTAATGCAATGTTCAAAATGTTTGTGTTGGATCAGATTGGGGGCGACTACTTGACCATCCAAG atgataatgGGAAAATAAGGCGTTTTCATGCAATGAAAACTGAATGGGGATTTGCTCAATTTCTCCCCCTTACTATGTTTGGTGATGCCTCAAATGGATACCTTCTCGATGATTCCTGCGTATTTGGTGCTGAGGTTTTTGTCATTAAATGTACTGGTAAGGGAGAGCGTATGTCCATTTTGAGTTCTCCAATCACAGGTTACTGCCGTTGGGACATTGGAAGGTTTTCAGCAGTATATGTGGAATCTTTGTCAAAAGAGTTCAGAGTTGGGGAACGTAAATG GGAGTTGACGCTATATCCGAGAGCAGTTTCAACTGACGATGGTGAAAGCTATATcaagttatttttatcattgtcTGATTGGGAAACTCCTCCCCCAAAAGGAAAATTGTATGCTGAATATACTCTACGTGTAAGGGACCGAAGGGTGGATGGAGAACATGTGGAAGTAACAG ATTGTAATTGGTTTTCTACCTCAACAAGGGGATATGATTACCCAAAGTTCCTGTCGCTACGTATGCTCAAGGATTCATCGAGGAGCCTTCTTGCAAATGACCTCTTGGTGGTTGAAGCACATATTGATATAATATCTGTGGTCAAGaagttttaa
- the LOC121234448 gene encoding MATH domain and coiled-coil domain-containing protein At2g05420-like isoform X2 yields MAANIYRPEVMKRLVTRDLPPAHYTFKIESFSKIIKIFPGDKEPKYDSEVFESGGYKWKLSFYPSGRKEWDGAGNISLYLVIEDTDSLPLGWEVNAMFKMFVLDQIGGDYLTIQDDNGKIRRFHAMKTEWGFAQFLPLTMFGDASNGYLLDDSCVFGAEVFVIKCTGKGERMSILSSPITGYCRWDIGRFSAVYVESLSKEFRVGERKWELTLYPRAVSTDDGESYIKLFLSLSDWETPPPKGKLYAEYTLRVRDRRVDGEHVEVTDCNWFSTSTRGYDYPKFLSLRMLKDSSRSLLANDLLVVEAHIDIISVVKKF; encoded by the exons AAGTCATGAAAAGATTAGTTACGAGAGATCTGCCACCAGCTCACTACACATTCAAGATTGAATCATTCTCAAAAATCATAAAGATATTTCCAGGGGACAAAGAGCCCAAGTATGACTCAGAGGTTTTCGAAAGTGGTGGCTATAAATG GAAATTATCTTTCTACCCAAGTGGAAGAAAAGAATGGGACGGCGCCGGAAATATTTCACTCTACTTGGTGATTGAAGATACAGATTCTTTACCTCTTGGTTGGGAGGTTAATGCAATGTTCAAAATGTTTGTGTTGGATCAGATTGGGGGCGACTACTTGACCATCCAAG atgataatgGGAAAATAAGGCGTTTTCATGCAATGAAAACTGAATGGGGATTTGCTCAATTTCTCCCCCTTACTATGTTTGGTGATGCCTCAAATGGATACCTTCTCGATGATTCCTGCGTATTTGGTGCTGAGGTTTTTGTCATTAAATGTACTGGTAAGGGAGAGCGTATGTCCATTTTGAGTTCTCCAATCACAGGTTACTGCCGTTGGGACATTGGAAGGTTTTCAGCAGTATATGTGGAATCTTTGTCAAAAGAGTTCAGAGTTGGGGAACGTAAATG GGAGTTGACGCTATATCCGAGAGCAGTTTCAACTGACGATGGTGAAAGCTATATcaagttatttttatcattgtcTGATTGGGAAACTCCTCCCCCAAAAGGAAAATTGTATGCTGAATATACTCTACGTGTAAGGGACCGAAGGGTGGATGGAGAACATGTGGAAGTAACAG ATTGTAATTGGTTTTCTACCTCAACAAGGGGATATGATTACCCAAAGTTCCTGTCGCTACGTATGCTCAAGGATTCATCGAGGAGCCTTCTTGCAAATGACCTCTTGGTGGTTGAAGCACATATTGATATAATATCTGTGGTCAAGaagttttaa